A region from the Dinoroseobacter shibae DFL 12 = DSM 16493 genome encodes:
- a CDS encoding undecaprenyl-diphosphate phosphatase, producing MTLFHLILVAVIQGLTEFLPVSSSGHLILLPELSGMADQGQVIDVAVHVGTLFAVVLYFRADVAVAVAGVGRLIRGRIDTPGAFLALCLLIATVPVMVVGLALNLTGLDQALRSMAVIGWTMLIFGIVLYWADQRGPVTRKAGAWTLRHAAIMGLWQALALIPGTSRSGITITGARLLGYGREDAAKLSMLMSIPTILASGGLLGVEVAAQADWALLKDAAIGAVFAFGAALLALTLMMRLLRTVSFTPYVIYRVCLGTILLIIAYS from the coding sequence GTGACCCTTTTTCATCTTATCCTAGTGGCCGTGATCCAGGGGCTGACCGAGTTTCTGCCGGTCTCTTCCTCGGGGCATCTGATCCTGCTGCCTGAACTCAGCGGCATGGCGGACCAGGGGCAGGTGATCGACGTGGCCGTCCATGTGGGCACGCTCTTTGCGGTCGTGCTCTACTTCCGCGCAGACGTGGCGGTGGCCGTGGCCGGGGTCGGGCGGCTGATCCGGGGGCGGATTGACACCCCGGGAGCATTCCTCGCGCTGTGCCTGCTGATCGCGACGGTGCCGGTGATGGTGGTCGGGCTGGCGCTGAACCTGACGGGGCTTGACCAGGCCCTGCGGTCGATGGCGGTGATCGGCTGGACCATGCTGATCTTCGGGATCGTGCTCTACTGGGCGGACCAGAGGGGGCCGGTGACGCGCAAGGCCGGGGCCTGGACCCTGCGGCATGCGGCCATCATGGGCCTGTGGCAGGCGCTCGCGCTGATCCCGGGCACGTCACGGTCGGGCATCACGATCACCGGCGCGCGGCTTCTGGGCTACGGGCGGGAGGATGCGGCGAAATTGTCCATGTTGATGTCGATCCCGACGATCCTGGCCTCCGGCGGCCTGCTGGGCGTCGAGGTTGCGGCACAGGCCGATTGGGCCCTGCTCAAGGACGCCGCGATCGGGGCGGTTTTCGCGTTCGGCGCAGCACTCCTGGCGCTGACGCTGATGATGCGCCTGCTGCGCACGGT